From the Coffea eugenioides isolate CCC68of chromosome 1, Ceug_1.0, whole genome shotgun sequence genome, the window TCGCATCAATAGCGGAACGAGGAGCAGGAGCTGGACCCTGCCTGTCATGCAAGGCGAGTTGTTCAATTAACTCTTCCAGTCCAGGTCCCATAAAAATATCACGAAAATTACGCTGCCCCATCCGTGGACTACCATTGAATAGCAAATCAAGAGCATCATTATTGGAAGCATGAACAGGACCTTGACGGAATATCAACCATGGACCACGACGAAAAGCCATATTATGTTCAGGGACCATACCTGATCTTGATCTAATATCAAAATTGGTATTCCCACTTACCATTCtctgccttacaaaagcatcaAGTGCATCCATAATTTCAAATCCAGGACCTGAAAAAGGTTCCACAAATCTATCCTCAGAATCTCTATCTCTTCGAGCTCTAAAATGCTGACTAAGTTCTTCTACATCGCGGAAATTATTGCTTCTGACCTCATTAAGTTCTTGAACAAAACCTCCATCGCAATACGGACATACAAGATTACCACTTTGAAGCTGAACTGGTTGACTGCATTGGTAGCACCAGTGTGTGTTTCTTTGACTCGACATCCTTTTATCCAATACGTTAACTAGCCAAAACCTAAATCACAAGCACCCGTGCATAGGCCGTCCTGTACCAAAGAAATTAGAATTGAACTACAACTGATAGACTACAAGCAACCTCAAGATAAACAGGAGAGCAGCTAAACGCATGTTACGTTGCTAGGATTAACTAAGATTTGTAAAACTATTTTATAAGCAAAAATCATGTACATGCAAAACAAGAAGAATAAAACACAAACACACTGACAATTTACTCACTTCATCCACATCCAAagacgattttttttttcaattaaaaaccTAATTTTATAAGCAAAAATCATGTACTAAAACGACTACCAAAAGAAGGTACAAATTTTGACTAGATATTCGCAAAAAATGAATGTTATGAGTGTCTATAACAGCAAATTTAAACATTTCCTCAACATTTCTAAATAAATCCATAATCAAAATGCAAAAAGGAAATTAGCTCTACAAAATCACAAATATACTAAACGTATCATTACCATGACTTCCCCCAACAATCTAAATTCAGACCTGGACACTATAAATAATTAATCACCactcaatttcaaaagtttcctcctTTCACagagaaaagaaatacaagaaAAAGCTTATCAAAATCGAAATTGAACTAAACAACTGAAATAAAAAATTCGAGTTATTTTCACACGCCATCGCAACAGCATATACATATATGCATGAATGAATGCATAAAATTGAGTATAattatcagaaaaaaaaaagtaaaaattgtAGAAATTTAGGGGGGGAAAAGGGGAGTTTGCGAGTTACCAGAGAGAATATCGAGGTCAAGAGAGAGTTGACGGCGACTGAAGGGGAGAGTGGTACCAGGATTGAGAGCAAAAGAGAAGAATTGATGAGATGATAGTGTGAGACTTTATTGTGATTTGGTAGCGTTTGGAATAAGAAGAGAAGATTGGGTTTGTGCGGTTCCAGAACTTACCGCTTGACTTTTAACGATTAAGGCtttgtttgggagtttaggatagaaaagaaaagaatggaaaaCTTTAAGTTgtgagagaaaagaagagaagggGTTCACATATTATTTGGGGGTTTTGAAAATTAGTGAAATGATTTTGGGTATAAAAGTcattaaatatttgttcaaaatctttttaaggacaaaataggcatttgaaaaaattttacaagTTTCCTCAAAATTTCCTTCAATTTCCGTCCAATTTGGGAGTAGTGATGGCAACGGGCTACTCCCCCCAACCTGCTCCGCTTCCCTCACGAAGTACCTGCGAGgttaataaaatattattatataatttcattatagTCAAATTTTAGTAAATAATTAAGTATTAAAataccaacatatcaccaaattattatttattataattttacaattgaaactcataaaaacaatcaaacaaaagttattggAATACAATTCAACATGATGAAacaaatacaactaaagtagtcaagttttcacttttgacacaaatacaatcactaagtcattaatgtactttttttttagaaaaagtattattgtat encodes:
- the LOC113757484 gene encoding probable E3 ubiquitin-protein ligase RHC1A; its protein translation is MSSQRNTHWCYQCSQPVQLQSGNLVCPYCDGGFVQELNEVRSNNFRDVEELSQHFRARRDRDSEDRFVEPFSGPGFEIMDALDAFVRQRMVSGNTNFDIRSRSGMVPEHNMAFRRGPWLIFRQGPVHASNNDALDLLFNGSPRMGQRNFRDIFMGPGLEELIEQLALHDRQGPAPAPRSAIDAMPTIKITQRHLNIDTHCPVCKDKFELGTEARQMPCNHIYHSDCIVPWLVQHNSCPVCRDELPSMGSGSSRTNRSSRNVNPSNGRGSNNGNGGENQGRRNPFSFLWPFRSSNQSSQNFDEAGATSSTTMNEENNNRSYYPGWRFNY